A genomic segment from Deinococcus yavapaiensis KR-236 encodes:
- a CDS encoding HelD family protein, translated as MTAEDSSRRARNKPSRADMNELLGEVDTYADSTLRDEHTAVREKKSKRPQVPLAQRGGLDVPKVSAKSLGHDHPDFARETTHLKGTVETMARRILKLEDIDHLDLGADDDTGFVQKLDGEAEAAELSLQLRQPYFGRMVVKIGGRVTVLSLAKYPFYDPGGQYSTTDWRSPVGQLFYNDAVTWKAGKAQGEVLLKRATDIRDRQLQGIADLYLKPGAEDLAGLAVPIGASREEAAAKAAAAAAALSGKGREDVLMARLSEAASGGMRDIVSTIQPEQDALIRAAGRAPLVVQGPAGSGKTSVAFHRAAYLAFKDRELHERIDPRASLVLMPNRVLADFASKVLSPLGLDGLPIVTPEAWMLDQLGQSGEVAVVDRTLNLLLGDADRKEKQTAWLRAKAMGDAKMLDVVRRALEARFRERLERLQFKTDLVLEDDKGKAKTVTVELTPRMLDAVLTSALERSASGEATVDGLRRTFERDLVTRLMKAAKRDDAEARLAIERQLERELAALSSRVFSIDTPLNEARRLLTRPDVLRDAAKGLLDPARVRALCSADPLLKVHVSTAAMKAGGATAGRRMGWVDVLELPVALCVKAVTSGLGRKLARGQDRYDHVLVDEAQDLSPLQYRLLREVTRSGALSLFGDASQGIHGYRGVSNWDQALAAMGGEVGSTRFLRRTYRSTRQIADLSANVAAAYAKGESYLPEAVPRDGANVRRVPCPPGESLELVTARAVKDVQALGFANVAVIRRRAGGCVEFARALVDEDVDATAIHDETGRYRGGVVVVPVHLAKGLEFDAAVVVGADESGYARDVEYDLRLLYVAVTRGQHALALVHQGVVHPLLEA; from the coding sequence ATGACTGCGGAAGACAGCTCCCGACGCGCGCGCAACAAGCCTTCGCGCGCGGACATGAACGAACTGCTCGGCGAAGTCGACACGTACGCCGACTCGACGTTGCGTGACGAGCACACGGCCGTGCGCGAAAAGAAGTCGAAGCGGCCGCAAGTGCCGCTCGCGCAACGCGGCGGCCTCGACGTTCCGAAGGTGAGCGCGAAGTCTCTCGGCCACGATCACCCCGACTTCGCGCGGGAGACGACGCACCTCAAAGGCACCGTCGAGACGATGGCGCGGCGCATCCTCAAGCTCGAAGACATCGACCACCTCGACCTCGGCGCGGACGACGACACGGGCTTCGTTCAAAAGCTCGACGGTGAAGCGGAAGCGGCCGAGCTCAGCTTGCAGTTGCGCCAACCGTACTTCGGGCGCATGGTCGTCAAGATCGGCGGGCGCGTCACGGTGCTGAGCTTGGCGAAGTACCCGTTCTACGATCCCGGCGGGCAGTACTCCACCACCGATTGGCGCAGTCCCGTCGGGCAACTCTTCTACAACGACGCCGTGACGTGGAAGGCCGGGAAGGCCCAGGGAGAAGTCCTCTTGAAGCGCGCGACGGACATTCGCGACCGCCAACTTCAAGGGATCGCCGATTTGTACCTCAAGCCGGGCGCGGAAGACCTCGCGGGCTTGGCCGTGCCGATCGGCGCTTCACGCGAGGAAGCGGCGGCCAAAGCGGCGGCGGCGGCGGCGGCCCTCAGCGGCAAGGGCCGCGAGGACGTGCTCATGGCGCGCCTCTCGGAAGCCGCGTCCGGTGGAATGCGCGACATCGTCTCCACCATTCAACCCGAACAAGACGCCCTCATCCGAGCGGCGGGCCGCGCCCCGCTCGTCGTGCAAGGACCTGCCGGGTCGGGCAAGACGAGCGTCGCCTTTCACCGCGCCGCGTACCTGGCGTTCAAGGACCGCGAGCTTCACGAGCGCATCGATCCACGCGCGTCGCTCGTTCTCATGCCCAACCGCGTGCTGGCGGACTTCGCGTCGAAGGTGCTTTCACCGCTCGGACTCGACGGTCTTCCGATCGTCACGCCCGAAGCGTGGATGCTCGATCAACTCGGGCAAAGCGGTGAGGTCGCCGTCGTCGACCGCACGTTGAACTTGCTGCTCGGCGACGCGGACCGCAAGGAAAAGCAGACGGCGTGGCTTCGCGCCAAGGCGATGGGCGACGCGAAGATGCTCGACGTGGTGCGCCGCGCGCTCGAAGCGCGCTTTCGCGAACGCCTCGAGCGGTTGCAGTTCAAGACGGACCTCGTCCTCGAAGACGACAAGGGCAAGGCGAAGACCGTGACGGTGGAACTCACGCCGCGCATGCTCGACGCGGTGCTCACGAGCGCGCTCGAGCGAAGCGCGAGCGGTGAAGCCACCGTCGACGGCCTGCGGCGTACGTTCGAGCGCGACCTCGTGACGCGCCTCATGAAAGCGGCGAAGCGCGACGACGCCGAAGCGCGCCTCGCCATCGAGCGGCAACTCGAACGCGAACTCGCCGCGCTGTCCTCGCGCGTGTTCTCGATCGACACGCCCTTGAACGAAGCGCGGCGTCTCCTCACCCGTCCCGACGTGTTGCGCGACGCCGCGAAGGGCTTGTTGGACCCCGCGCGCGTGCGCGCCTTGTGCTCGGCGGACCCGCTCTTGAAAGTGCACGTGTCCACGGCGGCGATGAAGGCGGGCGGCGCGACCGCCGGGCGGCGCATGGGGTGGGTCGACGTGCTCGAACTGCCCGTGGCTTTGTGCGTCAAGGCCGTCACGAGCGGCTTGGGCCGCAAGCTCGCGCGCGGGCAGGATCGCTACGATCACGTTCTCGTCGACGAAGCGCAAGATCTCAGCCCGCTGCAGTACCGCTTGCTGCGCGAAGTGACCCGCTCGGGAGCCTTGTCGCTGTTCGGCGACGCCTCGCAAGGCATTCACGGCTACCGCGGCGTGTCCAACTGGGACCAAGCCCTCGCGGCGATGGGCGGGGAAGTCGGCTCGACGCGCTTCTTGCGGCGCACGTACCGTTCGACTCGGCAAATCGCGGATCTCAGCGCGAACGTCGCGGCGGCGTACGCGAAAGGCGAAAGCTACTTGCCCGAGGCGGTGCCGCGTGACGGCGCGAACGTGCGGCGCGTTCCGTGCCCGCCGGGCGAGTCGCTCGAACTCGTGACGGCGCGCGCCGTGAAGGACGTGCAAGCGCTGGGCTTCGCGAACGTCGCGGTGATTCGCCGTCGCGCGGGCGGATGCGTGGAGTTCGCGCGCGCGCTCGTCGACGAGGACGTGGACGCCACGGCGATTCATGACGAAACGGGACGCTACCGAGGCGGGGTGGTGGTGGTGCCCGTGCACCTTGCCAAAGGGTTGGAGTTCGACGCCGCCGTGGTGGTCGGGGCAGACGAAAGCGGGTACGCCAGAGACGTGGAGTACGACCTGAGGTTGTTGTACGTGGCGGTGACGCGTGGACAGCACGCGTTGGCGCTCGTGCATCAAGGCGTCGTTCACCCGCTTCTCGAAGCGTAG
- a CDS encoding deoxyguanosinetriphosphate triphosphohydrolase family protein has protein sequence MSCQRREGTYDWYGAHDTERRYPSDASTSEGDRRDPFDRDRARIIHSGAFRRLQGKSQIFTAGWSGFMRTRVTHAMDVAQIARTIASNHGLPGSLAEAAALAHDLGHPPFGHNGEDALNACMRSYGGFEGNAQTYRILTRLEPLTTRHPGVNVTRAALLGVLKYPGGRGDVPALYDDDARDDAGWLYADVPEGSVLPRSIICQIMDWADDIAYSVHDLEDGVSSGLLSHHTLTTSEAVERVTHRARRSWASVDESDVRGVLSDLHARLDDGRSLQPSTARVREVEAAYVHRFVTATAIECLGAPRSSFDFTLRVPEDIAVECVMLKAITQELILRDQRTGVYARQAVRIVTDLFELLLDTALGDLDDIRAAVLPSNVRKALEVLPSEGERARVVCDFIADMTDAQASQYHQRLFSARQSSPFTPL, from the coding sequence ATGAGTTGTCAACGTCGCGAAGGGACGTACGACTGGTACGGCGCGCACGACACCGAACGGCGCTACCCGAGCGACGCGTCCACCTCGGAAGGCGACCGCCGAGATCCGTTCGATCGGGACCGGGCGCGCATCATCCACTCGGGGGCATTTCGGCGTTTGCAAGGCAAAAGTCAGATCTTCACGGCCGGTTGGTCGGGGTTCATGCGCACCCGCGTCACGCACGCCATGGACGTCGCGCAAATCGCGCGGACGATCGCGTCGAACCACGGCTTGCCCGGCAGTCTCGCCGAAGCGGCGGCGCTCGCGCACGACCTCGGTCACCCACCGTTCGGCCACAACGGCGAAGACGCCCTCAACGCCTGCATGCGCTCTTACGGCGGCTTCGAAGGAAACGCGCAGACGTACCGCATCCTGACGCGACTCGAGCCGCTCACGACGCGTCATCCTGGCGTGAACGTCACGCGCGCCGCGCTGCTGGGCGTCTTGAAGTACCCGGGCGGTCGAGGAGACGTTCCGGCGCTTTATGACGACGACGCGCGAGACGACGCCGGTTGGCTTTACGCGGACGTGCCCGAGGGCTCCGTGCTGCCGCGCAGCATCATCTGCCAAATCATGGATTGGGCGGACGACATCGCCTACAGCGTGCACGACTTGGAGGACGGCGTGTCGAGCGGCTTGCTGTCGCACCATACCCTCACGACCTCCGAAGCGGTCGAGCGCGTGACGCACCGAGCACGCCGCTCTTGGGCGAGCGTCGACGAGAGCGACGTGCGCGGCGTGCTGAGCGACCTTCACGCGCGTCTCGACGACGGGCGAAGCTTGCAACCGTCCACGGCGCGCGTTCGCGAAGTGGAAGCCGCGTACGTGCACCGCTTCGTCACCGCGACCGCGATCGAATGCCTCGGCGCGCCGCGATCCTCCTTCGACTTCACCTTGCGCGTTCCCGAGGACATCGCCGTGGAGTGCGTGATGCTCAAGGCCATCACGCAAGAATTGATTTTGCGCGATCAGCGTACGGGCGTGTACGCGCGTCAAGCCGTGCGAATCGTAACGGACTTGTTCGAATTGCTGCTCGATACGGCCCTCGGCGATCTCGACGACATTCGCGCCGCCGTGTTGCCCTCGAACGTGCGCAAAGCGCTCGAAGTCCTGCCTTCCGAAGGCGAGCGCGCCCGCGTCGTGTGTGACTTCATCGCCGACATGACGGACGCGCAGGCCAGCCAGTACCATCAGCGGTTGTTCAGCGCTCGGCAAAGCTCGCCGTTCACGCCTCTTTGA